One part of the Lytechinus pictus isolate F3 Inbred chromosome 3, Lp3.0, whole genome shotgun sequence genome encodes these proteins:
- the LOC135153452 gene encoding uncharacterized protein LOC135153452 — MIIINCDNDDRHNNGNSNERNRIKEARFVNHLTFLKRCRDSGVIPRGLVLHAPVRSRRAEQVLRHASESLIRERIRHVHNQLRQLQPCVETSEEYLKSKLSSNDWGKIDRFIKSSSHFVFETTKSKQVRKFEKLIRPSRFNKHQPRHNRQPRHNLHPSKTVVNLSQRQLSENEHQVLSLGLNFAMAPKQVNRKEFIQKIEPSLRHLTRSQSDTVRIQISQVLTSVNPPRPNLTKAEKSGLASLREDNSIHILKADKGNATVVMDRLDYETKVQRLLDSGTYRKLPRDPTPAIERRVNDKLLSLQRKDVLSRPIYRQLRSSSGPYPIIFGQPKIHKPDTPLRPSLLEDLPRTHWLSI; from the coding sequence atgataataatcaattGTGACAATGATGATCGTcataataatggtaatagtaATGAACGGAACAGGATCAAGGAAGCCAGATTTGTCAACCATCTCACCTTTCTCAAAAGGTGCAGGGATTCAGGGGTTATCCCCCGCGGATTGGTGCTCCATGCACCTGTCCGTTCCAGACGAGCGGAGCAGGTTCTTAGACATGCTTCTGAGAGTCTCATCAGAGAGAGGATCAGACACGTCCATAACCAGCTCAGACAACTTCAACCTTGTGTTGAAACATCGGAAGAATACCTAAAGTCAAAGCTCTCGAGCAATGATTGGGGTAAAATCGATCGTTTCATCAAATCTTCCAGCCACTTTGTTTTCGAGACAACTAAGTCCAAACAAGTGAGGAAGTTTGAGAAACTGATCCGTCCTTCCCGTTTCAACAAACACCAGCCGAGACACAACCGCCAGCCTAGACACAACTTGCATCCTAGCAAAACTGTTGTCAACCTCAGTCAACGTCAGTTGTCTGAGAATGAACATCAGGTCCTCTCATTGGGACTTAATTTTGCTATGGCTCCTAAGCAAGTAAACCGAAAAGAATTCATCCAGAAGATTGAACCCAGCCTCAGACATCTTACTCGGTCTCAATCAGACACAGTGCGTATCCAAATCTCACAAGTACTGACTTCGGTTAACCCACCTCGGCCCAACCTCACCAAAGCCGAGAAGTCAGGCCTTGCTAGTCTCCGAGAGGATAACTCCATTCATATTCTCAAGGCAGACAAGGGTAATGCTACTGTTGTGATGGACAGATTGGATTATGAGACCAAGGTTCAAAGACTACTGGATTCGGGGACCTATAGGAAACTTCCTAGAGACCCCACACCGGCCATCGAACGTAGGGTTAATGATAAGCTCCTCTCTCTCCAGAGGAAGGATGTCTTGTCTAGACCCATTTACCGACAACTCCGGAGCTCGTCTGGTCCATATCCCATAATCTTTGGGCAACCGAAGATTCATAAACCAGACACTCCACTCAGACCTAGTCTACTAGAGGATCTCCCACGTACGCACTGGCTCAGCATTTGA
- the LOC129255441 gene encoding uncharacterized protein LOC129255441 yields the protein MNVSNNDLLISFDVESLFTSVPVKDACAIILERLKFDRTLPDRTQLSPLEIHDLLEMCLNSTSFRWRDTFYRQTEGAAMGSPLSPVVANMFMEHFEETALQSATHKPKVWLRYVDDTFVVWQHGAEETSNFLQHLNSQHECIKFTMEMENEGSIPFLDTKITRTAQGSLSHQVYRKPTHTDRYLNYRSFHHPSVLRSNNKTLVKRAHEVSDQIHLRGQPKARVVLPYLGAASHKIQRILREADIEVRHSSSNKLQSALTTHKDKRNSKDLPGVYRIPCECGKVYIGETGRSFNTRIKEHKAHGRRDEREKSAIIDHAHTHDHRILWDESRLVTRVPYWYQRRVREALEIEEHNTVPQDSGLQLSNIWLTVLDKEANLPN from the exons ATGAACGTCTCTAACAATGACCTCCTCATCAGCTTTGATGTTGAGTCATTGTTCACAAGTGTACCAGTCAAGGATGCTTGCGCCATCATCCTTGAGAGATTGAAATTTGACAGAACTCTCCCTGACAGGACTCAGCTGTCTCCTCTAGAGATCCATGACCTGCTTGAGATGTGCCTCAATTCCACCTCTTTCAGATGGAGAGACACATTCTACAGGCAAACGGAAGGGGCTGCCATGGGGTCTCCCCTGTCCCCAGTGGTAGCCAACATGTTCATGGAACATTTCGAGGAGACGGCTCTCCAGTCAGCAACCCACAAACCCAAAGTGTGGCTTAGATATGTGGACGACACTTTTGTGGTTTGGCAACACGGTGCTGAGGAAACTAGCAATTTCTTACAGCACCTCAACTCTCAACACGAGTGTATCAAGTTCACCATGGAAATGGAGAATGAGGGGTCTATCCCCTTTCTTGATACAAAGATTACGAGGACGGCACAGGGATCCCTATCCCATCAGGTTTATCGGAAACCTACTCACACTGATCGGTACTTGAACTATCGTTCATTCCACCACCCATCAGTGCTGAGATCCAACAACAAGACGTTAGTCAAACGAGCGCATGAGGTTAGTGACCAGATCCACCTGAGAG GACAACCCAAGGCGAGAGTCGTTCTTCCATATCTGGGAGCAGCCTCTCACAAAATTCAGAGGATTTTGAGAGAAGCCGACATTGAGGTTCGTCATAGTTCCTCAAATAAGCTTCAATCTGCCCTCACTACCCATAAGGACAAGCGCAACTCCAAGGACCTCCCTGGAGTTTACCGAATTCCTTGTGAATGCGGTAAAGTTTACATCGGTGAGACGGGTCGTTCCTTCAACACTCGGATTAAGGAACACAAGGCCCATGGTAGGAGAGACGAGAGGGAAAAATCTGCAATCATCGATCATGCCCATACGCATGATCACCGGATTCTCTGGGATGAGAGTAGACTGGTCACCCGTGTCCCCTACTGGTATCAGCGGAGAGTCAGAGAAGCGTTGGAGATTGAGGAACATAACACTGTTCCTCAAGACAGCGGCCTCCAACTCAGCAATATCTGGCTTACCGTTCTAGACAAAGAGGCTAATTTGCCTAATTAG